Below is a window of Camelina sativa cultivar DH55 chromosome 11, Cs, whole genome shotgun sequence DNA.
AATTGGCTCTTTCCAAGTCGCCATTGCTTTCACAACCTGCACAGTATCAGCGGCTCATTGGACGTTTGATCTACCTTGCTGCAACACGACCTGATTTGGTGTTCTCTGTTCATATCCTCTCTCAGTTTATGCAAAATCCTCGCGAGGATCATTGGCAAGCAGCTCTCCGCGTGGTCAAGTATCTCAAAGGTACGGTTGGTCGAGGGATTCTGTTAAAGGCACGGACAAACTTTCAGGTCACAGGATGGTGTGATTCAGATTATTCCAGTTGTCCTCTCACTCGTCGCTCTGTCACCGGTTACATTGTTCAACTAGGAGCTTCACCCGTTTCCTGGAAAACGAAGAAGCAGGACACGGTTAGTCTTTCCTCtgctgaagcagagtatcggGCCATGGTACATCTCACTAAAGAGTTACTCTGGGTGAAACGTGTTCTAACAGATCTTGGCATTGTACACCCTCAACCTATGCACGTTTTGTGTGATAGTTAATCGGCTATCTACATTGCTACAAATCATGTGTTTCATGAACGCACAAAGCACATCGAAAATGACAGTTATTTTGTCTGGGAAAAGATCCAGTTAGGTGTTATTAGTCCAGTTCATGTTGATACACATCACCAACTTGCATATATCTTCACCAAACCACTAGGCGGCCCACAATTTGAAACTTTCCGTTGCAAGTTGGGCATTCGCAACCTCCATTCGCAACTTGAAGGGGAGTAATGGAATATTGTGTATAATCATATCCCACATGTTTAGGGAAATCatatcgtatatatatatatattaaatgctAGCAGATATCATATCATTGTATTTATGTCTTAGGATCCTCTATCAGCTTATATAAGCTATGTAATCGTCTCTCTGCAATAGATCAGAAATATTCACTCGATCTGGTCTTCCTCCTCTGTTCATTTCAACTAATATCACTGACTGACTAACCTATGCATGTGAGACATCAATACTTAAacatcaaagaaacaaaattgctGTAACAGAAATgaaccaaacaacaaatcaaccaTAGTCCTTAAGTTTTGCGTATTTCAGATTAAGTTTTTTTCCCAACTcaaattaaaacccaaaaatcaaaatgaagtttttagcttctttttttttttgtaaggtttTAGCTTTTAAATCGAGAAAGTAGTTTTGGTGTGAGTTGCTTCTCGTTTCATCTAGGATATAggctttttgatttattttagtctTAGAATAAGTCTTCCACTACGTAAACGATTttatcaaaactatttttatcaaaacaaatcaaattgtTTTATCAAAGCGAATTTTAATTAGTGTTGTTCATCTTTGTATTAGGATACACATGAATAAAACCATTTTGTCGTGACTGGTTTCAATTATCTTCTGGTTTTGTGACATATTTGATATGGTTACATGTTTGATGTAGCTTTATGGCATATTTGATTCAGGATGGATTCTCAGTCACTAGAAACAATGGCAGGTTTAAATGCGCAGAATAAGTACATGGAAATGAATATTGAGGCTGAGGCTGAGGCTGAAGCTGAAGGAGCAAGTGAAACGCAGCTTAGTCAAGTGAGTGATATGATATTTAATTCTAATAAACCATTAAAGTCTTATGTTTGGAAATAGTTTATACCGGTAGGAGTAGAACCAGATGGAAATCCCTGAGGTCGTTGCCTTTATTGTAATAAGAAGCTAATCATAGATACTAGTCAAGGAACATCCCTTAAAACGTCATTTAGATATTTGTCCAAAGAGACCTCTAGGTCTGAGTGAAGAAAGTTTTTATGATCACATAGTAGATCGCGATATGGTTAGTGAAATTATTGTATACCATATTTTCCTTTCCAATATGTTGAATATAAGAAAGTGAGAACTAGAGATAGGTTCTGGGAATGATGTGTTTAGGAGttatgatttgaaaaaaaaaatctgaaaaaagtTTTTGCAGAATTCAAAAGAAGAGTATGTTTAGATTCTGATTAGGTTTTGGAAGAACTAGAGGAGtaagaatgagaagaaaattgttgtttttgtgactCTGAACGGTTTTTTTGAATTTGGACTGGACCAGGTTTTTTTACCCACCGCAGCATCCCTACGTGTATATGCATCAAATATGATAACATATTTGACTTTGTTCTGATCATTTTTTAAATCCGCAGCTGACCCTGGGCTGGGCTTAAAAACACTGCTCTAATGTGAACTTTTAGTCTGATATAGAAGGGTGTGTAAGACTAAAGAGTTAAATGGTAAGAAACAGACacaaaagaaagacaaacaGAGTTCCTTTTTTAGTAATACAAGAAGGTTAGCAAGTAAACAAGCCAGCCATTGAAGGTCTCTCACAAAATCCCTCGTTAGACCTTACCccaaaccacaaacacacaacacattGCCATTTTCACTACAAGGAATCATCCCATCGCTGCTCAGGAATGAGTAATGGGAAATAAGGGGAAAGAgggatttgattgatttgcttTTCATCAGTAGTTGTTGGGCCATAACTGTTGCTGCGTCTGTTTAGACGCGTCTCTAgcgttttgttgttgttggtgctgGTGATGGAGATGGTCTAATGACATTGCACCTTGTGAATGGTAAGGACTGACATAGCCATGTCCTCCAAAatgctgttgttgctgttgagacggctgctgctgctgcagttGTTGGGCTTGACGGAAACCAGGAGGCTGCTGATTCTGATGACCTGGGAAGCTGTAATATCCACTTCCCGGAACCACTCGCGAGTTGGGTTGTTGTCCTTGATGCCATGCTGCTGAGTTATCGTTCTGTAgatcaaagcaaaacaaaaacaaacctatTGGTTAAGGTTTGGAATAACAAAGACGGGCACATAAAACTACGATCCAAATTTTCTGAACTGAAAAAATCCGTCTAAAACACGATCAGCACTGAAAACCTAGCCAAAACCAAACCTCAACCAAAGTCAAAAGATGAAATTCATGTTTactaaataaatacaattttaactAAGAAATGttatttcttttctatattattcttagttatatctatatatctaaaACCAGAcctaaacagaaacaaaacttcAGCTGACTAATgagaaaaccaaaccaaatttcaTGGTTTACCTGCTGCTGAAGTGATGATACCAAATGATTGCTATCCTTAAACTGCGAGGTCAAGACATCCTCGTACGAGTTTGTAGCATTTGTGGGATTCAGAGGGAAGTTGTTATTTGAAGCGGCGCCACCTCCAAAGCCGTAGGCAGAGGGAGGAGGAACAGGAGGAGCGGTTGCTTGCGTTTTGTATTGAGGAAGCATAGCAGCTAAGGACTGATGATTCCCAGTGGAAAACGCTTGCTGATAACCTGAAGCCATGTAAGGATTGTAACTTTGTGCCATGAACGGGTAGCTTATCAAATTACCATAAGGCCCTAAAGGCATCCCGGGCTGATGAGAGTATGGGTTTAAGGCAAGGTGTTGTGCAAGAGCTGCTGCTTGTTGTCCTGCACTGGGCATCGCGTTTTGAGTAGAAATACTCGCAGCTCTCAGTgcctaaaaacaaaatatgagtaAGCAGTGGTATTAAGGGAAAGCTCTGAATATGTTTATATGGAAGAGAAGAGGGAATTTGGTTACCTCGGCCATGGACATTGCTGGATCACTAAGTGAAGAGGGAGCAGCAGTGTTGTATTTTGTTGGGAAAGGTGAGTAGTGAAGATCGGATTCTCTTGAGTCTTGAATGCCTGATGGGAGTAGAGTGTTGGGTAACGTACTTGTATATCCTTGCTGCtgaacatttagaaaaaaataatagagattGTTAGAAACCTTTTCAGTGATCTTTCGAATGTGTGATGAATTTTTAAGGTTTAATAgtgtttggtttttagttacCATTACGCTGGGGAAGTTGTCGAGATTCTGCATTCGAGGATTTGTTTCCGATGGAGGGTTCAACTGTTGGCTGTTTTCATATCCGTAATCTGCAGGAGATGAAAACTTGTACTGATGACCTTCTTCTTGAGGAGGTTCATGTTGCACGGCTTCTGTCTCAGACTCAGTGGGAGAATGGTAATTCTGGGTACTTGGATCGATTTGATAAGACACTTGTTCATTAGTAGCAGGATTTCTCAgctgttcttcttcctcaccaTAGAAGTTAGTGTCGGGATGTCTGAATGATGAATCATCCTCTGCTTCTAGTGGTTCATCCAAGTTATCATTCAAGCCACCACTAGCTTGACCAGATCCTATCCCGGAGCCAAAACTTCCGAACATTAGGTGCGAGCATTCTGAGGAATGAACTTGCAGGTGATTGGGGATTATCACTGCAGGTTTGTCTTCTTTTGGTAATGCTTCCTGCTCTTCTTCATTGTCTATAGTAAGTTGCTCAAAACCGGTAGCAACAGATGCTGAAACATCTTCGGCTGAAAATAGTGGAAAAAGCAAACAGAACTCAAAAACAAGGACAAAGTGTAAGAAAAAGCTAATAAAAAGACTAACACTGAGAGTATCTCACCTCCATTTTCCTCATAAGAATGTCTCTCAGCTTTGTTATTTTCATCATCACACACTGAGGAGTCTCTAGAATCATCATCAGCCAAATTTCTGCTTGATACTGAAGCAGGCGGATTGTGATCCGCATTAGGAGGCGGCTCAATtggatatgtttttgtttcttgatgagTCTCATCCAGATGTTGAGACTCACTAAATTGGTCGGCAGACATCTTACCTTCAGCAGCAGGTTCCAAGACAGAGGAAGATTGATGAGAAACATCTTGTTTCTCAATTGAAGGCCATTCATCCTTCAAAGGGGCTTTAGTTCTGCTTTCTTGAGCCTCTGAAGAACGAGGCAACGCGATATTCTTCTGCTGTTGAGGCCTACCCATTTTAACAATATCAGCCATAGTTCTTTGCCCGGGGTTAGCACTAGCCCAAGCGGATTGATACGCAGGAGTAGGCAACGACGACGAAGCTACTGCATCACTCGATCCCGTTGGTGCTTTCTTGACTTCAGAGCTTGGAGGATCACTGCAAAGCAAAGGAAATACTAAGATAacacaaaataatgatatatttaacaaaGTAAGATAACCAAAAGACCACATGAAGGGAAGAACCTGTTTGATAAAGGTTGGCGTCCAAGAACACCAGATGAGATAGAAGAGGCTGAAGAGCCAGCCCAATGATTACGTGGTGCTCCGTTTTCTCTTCTGTTTGCAGGTACACCTTGAGCATTTCCAGTCCCTGAACCAAAATCCAGTTACAACTTTAGAGATAACCAAAAAAGACCACAGCcaacagaagaaaaagagaaacactTTCTTGCAAGAATCTGCATCTTATTTACCATTAGAGTTATACTTGTTTCCGCCACCTCGAGAGGTGTTGTAACTGTCATTACCACTTCTAGCTCCACGATTTGGGATGTTCCGCGTCCAGGAGTCTGCAGGATCTTTGgtctgaccaaacaaaaacaaaataagtgaGAAGAACACAAAAATGTAAATCATCATCTGAAGCTAGTGCCTATAATTTAACTAGTTACTGGTTAATGTTAAATCCACaaacctctttcttcttctctcgtttGCTCTTCACCTCATGAAAAGTATCTGAAACAAGTTTTAACGAAACAACATTAACCAATAGCTAGCTTCAgcaactaaaaacaaaaaacaaaaaacaaaggagaaggcaaaaaagacaaaaaaaaaacagaattttaagTTATTTCCAGAAACAGGTAACAAATGAAGATTGAAGGATCAACCAAATCCAATAAAACATTACCATTTCAAGAAACTTaagttaaacaaaatataaagttCTGACACATTCTTACACAAGTCGTAACACCTTTAACATGACTACTCAGAACAAGAACAAATTCTTTAAAAGCTTcctttaaagttttgattttttggtttttaatgcAGAGCTCTACTTCAATTAAACAAATTCGAAACTAAAAcccagaaagaagaagagcttatgGAGggttgaaaaagagagagaaccttGAGAAAGGAGACGACTAACAGTTTCATCAGGATCCATATCGCACTCAACTAGCATCGCATAGATCTCTAACTCAGAACAGTTGACGATCTCTTTCAAACTCTGAACAACCTTTCTCGAAGACGCCGGAACACCCGTGTTGTTCGTGTTACTCACGCCGCCGCCACCTCTACCGCCCATTAttttcccctctctctctctctctctctctccggaTTACCGGAAAACAAAACGAATCAGATCTGAACTGAAAAGAAACTTCTTCAGCTCTCTCACGATTCCTTCTCCAGCGATTTCTACAAAATTAAAGGATTCTCTCGATCTTcgtatcttctctctctctctctctctctctctctctctctctctttcgttctCTCGCTATTGGCTTCGAAGTatattggaagaagaagaagaaaaaaaaccctctttttatttcttaagcTTCTCTTTGGGTTTGGGGCTAAATTGGTTTTGTGAATAAAGGAAAAAGAttcaaatttttggaaaaaaaaaaaaaaaatttggaaagttATGTTTATCAAAAATGgtaattaaactaattaatgataccccaaaaaaaaaaggttatgtaataaaaacaaatggTAATTAacttatttcttttggtaggttaTTACcctttttattaattgttatttattaactttatttatttttagcatATGAGCCTATCTTTCATATTAAGACATGGATAGGTTTTGGATAATGATGAAACATAGATTTAAAACAGTTGTTGCTTGTTGCTGAGATTCGGATTAAATTATGtcttaaaaataagataaataattgagatttgaatttttttaagattcgAGAGGAAATGATGTTCACGCGCTATAAAAAACGCGTGAAGAGACTGGAGAGAGAGAATCTGAGAGTTTTTAAATAATGTTGGGAATATTGGATAAGAACGTAATTGCGGGCCTACACCTAATATGGGCCTAAGCCCATTCCAGCTACCttcagacaaaaagaaaaaaaagtttaaacaaaaattaaatggaTGACCAAGTTAAAGATGAGCTGGGTGAAACTTTGTACGTGGCAGGTTTTGAAGGGTTAGAAAACCCCgcaccaaaaaagaagaagaaacatctgaTATAACTTGTGGTAGCTGTTCTACTTTGATCAAACAagtctttttgctttttattacATATGGTGATCTGATGATCGGAATGTAATTTTAATACGTATATGCCTCATCTTACAATGTGTACAAGactgtttttgaaaatatatcgTATCTCATAAGTCATATCATATATTCATCACTATAATTTGGTCGGTGTCTTGAAACGGTATATTTGCATTGCATGCAAGTTTCCCCTTGTTCATTGTTTTGGGGAACTCACCTCGGACGATTTGGCATGCTTGATACTTTAAAGGACATGTTTGTTGATAACCATTATACAGGGTGATTTGGAGGTTGTGAAAGAGTCCCGAGGCAATGAAAAATCTCCAGGAAAACATACTTCGGAAGGTATACATGCTACTTGAGCCCGAAGTTTCTAATTAAGATTTTAAGTATTTTTCCTTTTCGCATTAAGATTAGTTTGGTGTTTAGATCTAAGGCTTTGGCTCATATAACACTATCCACATGTATTTTCTAAAGGATTCACTTCAGTAccatgtttcattttttttttttgcttttcacCCACATTCCCCATATGAGCCTTAGTCTCAGTGTTAGACACCACAAGCAAATCGAATTTCAAAGAACAATAATATGCagaattttgtagttttcttgaGTTTGTACATTTGCTCTTGTTTGAAGTGTACAGGTTGCAAATAAACAATGTGATCCATATCAAAAGTTGGTATGATGATCAAACTGATGATGGTCTATAATCTTTTAGAAAAAAGGAGGGAAGTGATCTGGTAACAAACTAACAAGGAATAAGAATTTTCTTCCTAATTATGTTTCCTCTATACCTTGATTGCAGATTCTAGATTTCTCTTATACAGATTTAGTCACAGACTAGTAAAGTTCCTCAAGACTTCTTGAGAGCTATCTAACTAGTGATGAACCGTAGAATAAAGCtcactgatatatatatatatatatatatatattagcacATGCACAAACGTACGAAGACATGTCAAAGTTAAAACTTCTGACCAAAAAGTTGAAATGTTTGATAAGGGTCTCTTAAATTTGAGAAAGACATTAAGCCATATTTGTTCAATGGATTGAGAATTTCTTCTTGCCGTCATACTTCCGTTTggtttaatataaatcaaaattcgAAAGCATTTAAGAAGGTATAAGTGATGTACCAAAAACAACTTtgatgtaattaaaaaaaataaactctttttttttttgttgttgttggagagaGTTCAACTGATTCCATAAAATGTTTTCATtatattcacaaaaataaaacaatataaaaaaaaaggcaaagtGAATCGGTGGTCACAGAACAATCTGTACGTGTGGGAGAGAATGCGAACACCGAAACAGAGTAgccaaagatatataaaaaaagcatTGAaggaagcaaaaacaaaacatgaaaagaagAATCTTGATGGTAAAAGTTAACGAACCACAAATATCAACgacataattaacaaaaaaaagaaaccttttttatctctctctctctctctctctctctctctctctctctctcttgctgcAGATGATAAAAGAATCAGCTTCTGAATCAGAAACTCACTTCACACTTTCCCCAAAGCTATGGGATTCGAGAGCTCTTCATCAGCTGCTAGCAACATGAAACCTCTTGGCGGCGATTCTAAACCTCAAAAATCCAATACCGCTCAGTACTCTGTCGACGCTGGTCTCTTTGCTGATTTCGATCACTCCATTTACTCTGGCAAGTCTTTCAACTACTCCAAATCTGTAATTTCACCACCCAGTTACGTTCCGGACGAACACATCACTGCTTATCTGTCTAATATCCAAAGAGGCGGTCTTGTTCAGCCTTTTGGTTGTTTGATTGCTGTTGAAGAACCTAGTTTTAGGATACTTGGTGTTAGTGAGAACTCTGCTGAGTTCCTTGGTTTGTTGTCTCTTGCTTCGACCTCTCATTCTTGTGGTGGTGAGTTTGATAAAGTCAAGGGTTTGATTGGAACCGATGCAAGGACGCTTTTCACGCCTTCTTCTGGAGCTTCTTTGGctaaagcttcttcctttactGAGATTTCGCTGTTGAACCCTGTTTTGGTCCATTCTAGGACGACCCAGAAGCCTTTTTATGCTATACTACACAGGATTGATGCCGGGATTGTCATGGATTTGGAGCCTGCTAAATCTGCTGACCCGGCTTTGACCCTTGCAGGTGCTGTTCAGTCTCAGAAGCTCGCCGTTAGGGCCATTTCTAGGCTGCAGTCGCTTCCCGGAGGAGATATTGGTGCTTTGTGTGATACTGTTGTGGAAGATGTTCAGAGACTTACCGGTTATGACCGTGTTATGGTCTATCAGTTTCATGAAGATGATCATGGTGAAGTTGTTTCTGAGATTAGAAGATCTGATTTGGAGCCTTATTTGGGTTTACATTACCCTTCAACAGATATTCCTCAGGCCGCTCGGTTCTTGTTCAAACAGAACCGTGTCCGAATGATTTGTGATTGCAATGCTACTCCGGTTAAGGTTGTTCAGAGTGAGGAGCTCAAGAGACCACTTTGTTTAGTCAACTCTACTCTAAGAGCTCCTCATGGGTGCCACACGCAATATATGGCAAATATGGGATCTATAGCTTCTCTTGCTCTCGCAATTGTGACAAAAGACAAAGATACAAGCAAGCTTTGGGGATTAGTTGTAGGCCATCATTGTTCTNTGTTCAGTCTCAGAAGCTCGCCGTTAGGGCCATTTCTAGGCTGCAGTCGCTTCCCGGAGGAGATATTGGTGCTTTGTGTGATACTGTTGTGGAAGATGTTCAGANTTTGCTAGCTAGTGAAGCCATGGGGAAGTCACTTGCCAATGAGATTGTTCAAGAGGAATCACGCGCAGCTCTTGAAAGTCTCTTGTGCAAAGCTCTACAAGGTTATAAACACAAGATGTTCTTGATACAACTTTCATGTTATGAGTGTTATAAACTAACAAGAACATTGATTTTTTGCGTTATTCAGGTGAGGAGGAGAAAAGCGTAATGCTAAAACTGAAAAAGTTTGGTCAAAACACTCATCCAGATTCGACTTCTGATGTGTGTGTTCTTGTGAATTCATGCACGAGTCGGGATTATACTGAGAAAATCATTGGTGTCTGTTTTGTTGGTCAAGACATCACTAGTGAGAAAGNACCTAATGAGGCGCAAGTTAAAGACTTGGTGAATTGGCTGGTGGAGAATCACGGTGATGAGTCGACTGGTTTAACAACTGATAGCTTGGTGGATGCGGGATACCCTGGTGCCATCTCACTTGGAGATGCGGTTTGTGGTGTGGCTGCCGCGGGGATTTCTTCAAAAGATTACTTACTTTGGTTCAGATCCAATACTGCACGTGCTATCAAATGGGGAGGAGCTAAACATCATCCAAAGGATAAAGATGATGCCGGAAGAATGCATCCGAGGTCATCGTTCAAAGCGTTTCTTGAAGTTGCGAAAAGCAAAAGCTTGCCGTGGGAAATCTCAGAACTTGATGCAATCCATTCCCTGAGGCTTATAATGAGAGAGTCATTTACGAGCTCCAGGCCAGTTTTGTCTGGTAACGTTGTGGCAAGAGGTGCTAATGAGCTTACTTCTTTTGTGTGTGAAATGGTCAGGGTGATTGAAACCGCAACTGCACCTATTTTTGGTGTTGATTCTTCTGGATGTATCAATGGTTGGAACAAGAAAATCGCTGAAATGACGGGTTTGCTAGCTAGTGAAGCCATGGGGAAGTCACTTGCCAATGAGATTGTTCAAGAGGAATCACGCGCAGCTCTTGAAAGTCTCTTGTGCAAAGCTCTACAAGGTTATAAACACAAGATGTTCTTGATACAACTTTCATGTTATGAGTGTTATAAACTAACAAGAACATTGATTTTTTGCGTTATTCAGGTGAGGAGGAGAAAAGCGTAATGCTAAAACTGAAAAAGTTTGGTCAAAACACTCATCCAGATTCGACTTCTGATGTGTGTGTTCTTGTGAATTCATGCACGAGTCGGGATTATACTGAGAAAATCATTGGTGTCTGTTTTGTTGGTCAAGACATCACTAGTGAGAAAGCAATAACAGATAGATTCATCAGACTGCAAGGAGATTATAAGACTATTGTTCAAAGCTTAAACCCGTTGATTCCACCGATCTTCGCCTCAGATGAGAATGCTTGTTGTTCAGAATGGAATGCAGCCATGGAAAAGCTTACCGGATGGTCAAAACACGAAGTGATTGGGAAAATGCTACCTGGTGAAGTCTTTGGAGTTTTTTGTAAAGTGAAATGCCAAGATTCACTCACAAAGTTCTTGATCTCTCTGTACCAAGGAATTGCTGGTCATAATGTTCCAGAGAGTTCACTGATTGAGTTCTTTAANNNNNNNNNNNNNNNNNNNNNNNNNNNNNNNNNNNNNNNNNNNNNNNNNNNNNNNNNNNNNNNNNNNNNNNNNNNNNNNNNNNNNNNNNNNNNNNNNNNNNNNNNNNNNNNNNNNNNNNNNNNNNNNNNNNNNNNNNNNNNNNNNNNNNNNNNNNNNNNNNNNNNNNNNNNNNNNNNNNNNNNNNNNNNNNNNNNNNNNNNNNNNNNNNNNNNNNNNNNNNNNNNNNNNNNNNNNNNNNNNNNNNNNNNNNNNNNNNNNNNNNNNNNNNNNNNNNNNNNNNNNNNNNNNNNNNNNNNNNNNNNNNNNNNNNNNNNNNNNNNNNNNNNNNNNNNNNNNNNNNNNNNNNNNNNNNNNNNNNNNNNNNNNNNNNNNNNNNNNNNNNNNNNNNNNNNNNNNNNNNNNNNNNNNNNNNNNNNNNNNNNNNNNNNNNNNNNNNNNNNNNNNNNNNNNNNNNNNNNNNNNNNNNNNNNNNNNNNNNNNNNNNNNNNNNNNNNNNNNNNNNNNNNNNNNNNNNNNNNNNNNNNNNNNNNNNNNNNNNNNNNNNNNNNNNNNNNNNNNNNNN
It encodes the following:
- the LOC104723267 gene encoding uncharacterized protein LOC104723267 isoform X2; translation: MGGRGGGGVSNTNNTGVPASSRKVVQSLKEIVNCSELEIYAMLVECDMDPDETVSRLLSQDTFHEVKSKREKKKETKDPADSWTRNIPNRGARSGNDSYNTSRGGGNKYNSNGTGNAQGVPANRRENGAPRNHWAGSSASSISSGVLGRQPLSNSDPPSSEVKKAPTGSSDAVASSSLPTPAYQSAWASANPGQRTMADIVKMGRPQQQKNIALPRSSEAQESRTKAPLKDEWPSIEKQDVSHQSSSVLEPAAEGKMSADQFSESQHLDETHQETKTYPIEPPPNADHNPPASVSSRNLADDDSRDSSVCDDENNKAERHSYEENGAEDVSASVATGFEQLTIDNEEEQEALPKEDKPAVIIPNHLQVHSSECSHLMFGSFGSGIGSGQASGGLNDNLDEPLEAEDDSSFRHPDTNFYGEEEEQLRNPATNEQVSYQIDPSTQNYHSPTESETEAVQHEPPQEEGHQYKFSSPADYGYENSQQLNPPSETNPRMQNLDNFPSVMQGYTSTLPNTLLPSGIQDSRESDLHYSPFPTKYNTAAPSSLSDPAMSMAEALRAASISTQNAMPSAGQQAAALAQHLALNPYSHQPGMPLGPYGNLISYPFMAQSYNPYMASGYQQAFSTGNHQSLAAMLPQYKTQATAPPVPPPSAYGFGGGAASNNNFPLNPTNATNSYEDVLTSQFKDSNHLVSSLQQQNDNSAAWHQGQQPNSRVVPGSGYYSFPGHQNQQPPGFRQAQQLQQQQPSQQQQQHFGGHGYVSPYHSQGAMSLDHLHHQHQQQQNARDASKQTQQQLWPNNY
- the LOC104723267 gene encoding uncharacterized protein LOC104723267 isoform X1, which gives rise to MGGRGGGGVSNTNNTGVPASSRKVVQSLKEIVNCSELEIYAMLVECDMDPDETVSRLLSQDTFHEVKSKREKKKETKDPADSWTRNIPNRGARSGNDSYNTSRGGGNKYNSNGTGNAQGVPANRRENGAPRNHWAGSSASSISSGVLGRQPLSNSDPPSSEVKKAPTGSSDAVASSSLPTPAYQSAWASANPGQRTMADIVKMGRPQQQKNIALPRSSEAQESRTKAPLKDEWPSIEKQDVSHQSSSVLEPAAEGKMSADQFSESQHLDETHQETKTYPIEPPPNADHNPPASVSSRNLADDDSRDSSVCDDENNKAERHSYEENGAEDVSASVATGFEQLTIDNEEEQEALPKEDKPAVIIPNHLQVHSSECSHLMFGSFGSGIGSGQASGGLNDNLDEPLEAEDDSSFRHPDTNFYGEEEEQLRNPATNEQVSYQIDPSTQNYHSPTESETEAVQHEPPQEEGHQYKFSSPADYGYENSQQLNPPSETNPRMQNLDNFPSVMQQGYTSTLPNTLLPSGIQDSRESDLHYSPFPTKYNTAAPSSLSDPAMSMAEALRAASISTQNAMPSAGQQAAALAQHLALNPYSHQPGMPLGPYGNLISYPFMAQSYNPYMASGYQQAFSTGNHQSLAAMLPQYKTQATAPPVPPPSAYGFGGGAASNNNFPLNPTNATNSYEDVLTSQFKDSNHLVSSLQQQNDNSAAWHQGQQPNSRVVPGSGYYSFPGHQNQQPPGFRQAQQLQQQQPSQQQQQHFGGHGYVSPYHSQGAMSLDHLHHQHQQQQNARDASKQTQQQLWPNNY
- the LOC109127274 gene encoding phytochrome E-like; translated protein: MGFESSSSAASNMKPLGGDSKPQKSNTAQYSVDAGLFADFDHSIYSGKSFNYSKSVISPPSYVPDEHITAYLSNIQRGGLVQPFGCLIAVEEPSFRILGVSENSAEFLGLLSLASTSHSCGGEFDKVKGLIGTDARTLFTPSSGASLAKASSFTEISLLNPVLVHSRTTQKPFYAILHRIDAGIVMDLEPAKSADPALTLAGAVQSQKLAVRAISRLQSLPGGDIGALCDTVVEDVQRLTGYDRVMVYQFHEDDHGEVVSEIRRSDLEPYLGLHYPSTDIPQAARFLFKQNRVRMICDCNATPVKVVQSEELKRPLCLVNSTLRAPHGCHTQYMANMGSIASLALAIVTKDKDTSKLWGLVVGHHCSXFSLRSSPLGPFLGCSRFPEEILVLCVILLWKMFRXC
- the LOC104727942 gene encoding phytochrome E (The sequence of the model RefSeq protein was modified relative to this genomic sequence to represent the inferred CDS: added 116 bases not found in genome assembly); amino-acid sequence: MGKSLANEIVQEESRAALESLLCKALQGEEEKSVMLKLKKFGQNTHPDSTSDVCVLVNSCTSRDYTEKIIGVCFVGQDITSEKXPNEAQVKDLVNWLVENHGDESTGLTTDSLVDAGYPGAISLGDAVCGVAAAGISSKDYLLWFRSNTARAIKWGGAKHHPKDKDDAGRMHPRSSFKAFLEVAKSKSLPWEISELDAIHSLRLIMRESFTSSRPVLSGNVVARGANELTSFVCEMVRVIETATAPIFGVDSSGCINGWNKKIAEMTGLLASEAMGKSLANEIVQEESRAALESLLCKALQGEEEKSVMLKLKKFGQNTHPDSTSDVCVLVNSCTSRDYTEKIIGVCFVGQDITSEKAITDRFIRLQGDYKTIVQSLNPLIPPIFASDENACCSEWNAAMEKLTGWSKHEVIGKMLPGEVFGVFCKVKCQDSLTKFLISLYQGIAGHNVPESSLIEFFNKEGKYIVASITANKSTNTEGKVIRCFFFLQIINRESGLNIRQEIKNPLNGIRFSHELLESSEISASQRQFLETSDACEKQITTIIESTDLKSIEEGKLQLETEEFRVESILDTIISQVMIMLRERNSQLRVEVAEEIKTLPLYGDRSKLQLILADLMRNIVNHAPFPDSWIGIKVSRGHELTHENDHYIHVLFRMIHPGKGLPSEILSDMFETGDGWVTPDGLGLKLSRKLLERMNGRVSYVREDERCFFQVDIQVKTMLGVKSRGTQAVSSIK